The sequence below is a genomic window from Denitratisoma sp. DHT3.
CCGTGCTCGGCCACCACCTTCTCGACGAAGCTGGGATTGATGAAGTCGCCGTTGTGGCGGATGCCGCCGCCCTTGCGGTAGTCGAAATAGAGCCAGCCTTCGGCGTCGCCGTGGCCCATGTCGCCGCTGCGGTTCCAGCCGTCGCGGACCTTCTTCTTCGAGGCATCGGGGTTGCCGTGGTATTCCACTTCCACCGACACCGTGCTGCCCTGCGCGGGACGGCAGCAGATCTCGCCCACCACGCCGGGCAGGCATTCGTTGCCGGCGTCGTCGAGAACTTTCATCTCGTAGCCGGGCATCGCCTTGCCGAAGGAACCGATGGGGCCTTCCCCCGGCCGCTTGAAGGCCATGCCGCCGCCGTCGCTGGCGCCGTAGATCTCGAAGATCTTGACGCCGAAGCGCTCCTCGAAGGCCGCCCAGATCGCGCCGGGCATGCCGCCGCTGACCACGAGCCGCACCGGATTGTCACGGTCGTCGGCCTTCGGCGGTTCGCTGTAGATGGCCGTGGCCATGCCGCCCAGCACCGAGAAGCTGGTGCAGCCGTACTTGCGCGCCACGTCCCAGAGCCTGGACTTGGTGAACTTGCGGCTGAACACCGCCCGGTAGCCGCCGAACAGCGCCGGGCACAGGGCCGTGGCCTGGGCGTTGTTGTGGGTGAAGGAAAGCCCGGTATAGGGCCGCTCATCCTCGGCATAGCCGAAGAGCTGGCCCATCATGCCGGTGCCGCCGAAGCGGCCCACGCCGCCGACGATGCCCTTCGGGTCGCCGGTGGTGCCGGAGGTGTAGATGATCTGGAACGGATCGGCCAGCGTCAGCTCGGCGCGGGGCACGGGCGGCACGTCGCGGGACAGCACCGCGGCGATGTCGTCCACCCCGGAGAAATCCCCCGGGGATACGCCGTTCTCGCCGGAGTTCAGCACCAGCACCCACTTCAGTTGCGGGCACTGGGCGCGGACCGCCGCTACCTCGGCCAGGTTGTAGTCGGCGCAGAGGATGCCCTGGCTGTCCGAATTGTTGATCATGAAGGCCAGCTTTTCGCCCTTGGTGCGCGGGTCCACCGGCACGAAGACGGCGCCGACGATGGAGGTCGCCACCATGGCCTCGACGAACTCGGGATGGTTGCGCAGGGAGATCACGAAGCGATCGCCCTTCCGGATGCCCTTGGCCGCAAGGTAGGCGGCGATGCGGTTGCCGTTCTTCTGCAAATCCGCGTAGGTGCGCACCTCGTCGGGCGTCTTGCCGCCGTCCAGGCTCAGGTGCTCGAAGGTCAGGATGTCCCGGTCGGGCTGCTGTTCGGCCTTGAGGGCGATCAGATGGGAGAGGATCATCGGATTGAGTTCGGCCATGTCTTTACCAATCATTTACCGTAAAAAAGCAGCTTTCCCATCGGGCTGGCCCAAAGGGAAAGGGGAAAGGGAAAAACGAGGAAAGCGGCACACGCCCCCCGGAGGGGGCGAGGGGGAGTGAGCATTCCCCCTTACCGCATCGCGATGGTGATGTTCATCACCGCCGTGTCGTTGCCCAGGTTGCCGCCGCCGTTGTGGCACAGGCCGACGCGGGCGCCTTCCACCTGGCGCTGACCGGCCCGGCCCTGCAACTGCCAGGTGACCT
It includes:
- a CDS encoding AMP-binding protein, whose translation is MAELNPMILSHLIALKAEQQPDRDILTFEHLSLDGGKTPDEVRTYADLQKNGNRIAAYLAAKGIRKGDRFVISLRNHPEFVEAMVATSIVGAVFVPVDPRTKGEKLAFMINNSDSQGILCADYNLAEVAAVRAQCPQLKWVLVLNSGENGVSPGDFSGVDDIAAVLSRDVPPVPRAELTLADPFQIIYTSGTTGDPKGIVGGVGRFGGTGMMGQLFGYAEDERPYTGLSFTHNNAQATALCPALFGGYRAVFSRKFTKSRLWDVARKYGCTSFSVLGGMATAIYSEPPKADDRDNPVRLVVSGGMPGAIWAAFEERFGVKIFEIYGASDGGGMAFKRPGEGPIGSFGKAMPGYEMKVLDDAGNECLPGVVGEICCRPAQGSTVSVEVEYHGNPDASKKKVRDGWNRSGDMGHGDAEGWLYFDYRKGGGIRHNGDFINPSFVEKVVAEHGDVDDVFVYGVPAASGAPGERDVVAAVVPRDSASFDPRAVFAHCRQGLEPNFVPSYLQVVDEIPKTASEKPQERFLLELFALDAPGVHRER